One segment of Coregonus clupeaformis isolate EN_2021a unplaced genomic scaffold, ASM2061545v1 scaf0461, whole genome shotgun sequence DNA contains the following:
- the LOC121560418 gene encoding recoverin-like codes for MGNSKSGALSKELLEDLKSNTKYNEAELCVWYQSFLKECPTGRITKEQFEGIYASFFPNADPTEYARHVFRSFDTNADGQLDFKEYIVALHLTSGGKTLQKLEWAFALYDVDGNGTISKNEIQEIVKSIFNMIPEEDQKDLPEDENTPDKRADKVWDFFGKKEDDKIAEREFIQGVMDNKDILRLIQFDEPQKIKDKLKEKKQ; via the exons ATGGGGAATTCTAAGAGTGGGGCACTGTCGAAGGAACTTCTGGAGGACCTGAAGTCCAATACTAAGTACAACGAGGCTGAGCTGTGTGTCTGGTACCAGTCCTTCCTCAAAGAATGCCCCACAGGCAGGATCACCAAGGAGCAATTTGAGGGCATCTATGCCAGCTTCTTCCCCAATGCAGACCCTACTGAGTACGCACGGCATGTCTTTAGGAGCTTTGACACCAATGCAGATGGTCAACTGGACTTTAAGGAGTACATTGTGGCCCTACACCTTACCTCCGGAGGCAAGACCCTGCAGAAGCTAGAGTGGGCCTTTGCCCTCTACGACGTGGATGGAAACGGCACCATCAGCAAAAACGAGATTCAAGAGATTGTTAAG TCAATATTTAACATGATCCCCGAAGAAGACCAAAAGGACCTGCCTGAAGATGAGAACACACCAGATAAGAGAGCAGACAAAGTCTGGGACTTTTTTGGAAAGAAAGAAGATG ACAAGATTGCAGAGAGGGAATTCATTCAAGGAGTGATGGACAACAAGGACATCCTACGGTTGATTCAGTTTGATGAGCCCCAGAAAATAAAGGACAAACTGAAGGAGAAGAAACAATAG